The following nucleotide sequence is from Methanobacteriaceae archaeon.
TTATTTCAATATGTATCTTAATATTATTCTATACAACAAAACCTGTTAAATATCCAGTTATTAAAGAAAAATCAATTTATAAACCAATTATTGAGAAATTAATATTGATATTCTTAGGTTTTATCATTGGAATCTCTTTATTATTTACATCATTAGCTATTTTGATTGCACTTAAAACTGGAGAAAGCAGCATGATGATTGAAAATAGTTTAGGATTCACTATTTCAATATTGTTATATCTGTTTATAGGATGGTTAGCATTCTTTGTTCCAGGATTAATTGCTCTTAAATATGTTGAAGAAAACATAACTAATCCTTTATCATTATTTTCAAAATTTACTAGAGAATATATTAATTCAAAAGATAGTAAAGAAGTAAATAAAGAAAGTTTAATGGAAAGATATCAAGATTATTTTGAGAAGTATGATGAAATTGGGATATTGGGAAATTCAATTGTAAAAATGATGTCTGATTTGGAGAATGTTACCTCTGAAAAAGAAAGGATATCTACAGAATTAACACTTGCAAAGGATATTCAGGAGTCCAAATTACCTACTAATTTCCCGAAAGATAAAAAGTACTCAATTAATGCCTCAATGAAACCTGCTCGTGAAGTAGGTGGAGATTTTTATGACTTTTTTGAGATTGATTCTGAAAACATATGTATTGTAATTGGAGATGCATCTGGAAAAGGAATCCCTGCAGCACTTTTTGCTGTAATTGCAAAAGAACTAATTAAAACTCAATTACTAAGTGGTGCTTCTTTAGCAGAAACAATGAAATCTGTTAATAATAGGCTCTGTGAAAATAATGTTCAATCAATGTTTGTAACAGCATGGGCAGGTGTTATAAATTTAAGAAAAAATGAACTTAAATTTGTTAATGCAGGTCATAATGCTCCTTTAATCAAAAATGGAGAAACATTTGAATGGTTGGATTCTAAACATGGGCTTGTTTTAGGAGCTATGGAAAATATACAATATAAAGAACATTGTGTTTCTTTAAAATGTAATGATTTCCAAATATATTTGTATACTGATGGAGTTACTGAAGCACATAATGATAAAGAAGAACTATTTAATGAAGACAGATTAATAGAACTTATAAATAACAATAACTTAAATTCAATTGAGTTTATTGATTATCTGAATGGTGAATTAGATAAATTCAAAGGATCACAAGAGCAATTTGATGATATAACCATGATGATATTTGAATATAAAATTGGAGAAGATGAAAATGGAAATAATTGATAATAAAAATGGAAATGAATTAAGTATTAAATTAGTTGGGAAATTAGATACAAACACATCCCATCAATTAGAAGAATTCATTCAGAATAATATTGAAGGTGTTGAGAAATTAGTTTATGATTTTGAAGAATTACTTTATATAAGTAGTTCTGGATTAAGAGTTTTATTATCTAGTCAAAAAATCATGAATACTCAAGGGGAAATGGAAATAAATAATGTAAATGAGTTTGTGATGGAAGTTTTTGAAGCTACAGGATTTATAGACATCATGAACATAAATTAGGTGTAATATGACAATATATGAAGAATTGGATAAATTAAAACTAACTGAAATAGAAAAAGCTTGGTTAGGATATTGTCATAATTGTAGTGAAACTCAAAATACCGTTTTAGAAGATATACTTAAAAGCAATGAAAATACAGAGTTTGGAATGAAACATGATTTTAAAAATATCAAATCAGTAGAGGATTTCCAAAAAAACATTCCCCTATCTCAATATTCTGATTATGAAGAATATATTGAAAAACTTAAATTAGGAGAGAATAATCAATTATTTGCTCAAGATATAGAATATTTCATAATGACTTCAGGGACAAGTTCTGGGAAATCAAAATTAATACCTGAAAATGAAGATTCAAAAAATATCAAAAATACTGTTTACAAATTAAGAAATTATTATCTTTTAAAAACTTTGTTAATGAGTAAAGCAGATCCAAATTCTCAATTGAATAAGTATTTGATAAGTAAAGGATTAAATCCAAAAGATGTTAATGTTCCTGAATTATCAAATATTGTTCAGAATATGCATTATTTAACATTTTCAAGTAAAACTGATAATTATGAAACATCTGCTGGAATTCCAATCGGTTTTGCATCCGGAATGTCTTTTGAAAAATCAGCATTTACTAAAGGAATATCATATCCTCCACGATTAATGACTAAAAATGATGATGAAGCGAATAATTATCTTGTAATGCTTTTTTCACTAAGATTTGAGGATATTCTCTATATAACAACTAATAATGCATCTAACTTTAATATTAAAGTGGAATATGCAATGGATCATGCAGAAGAATTAATTAATGATTTAAGAAATGGTACTATAACTAAAAGATTAAATCTTTCAGATGAAGATAGGAAGTATTATGAAAGCCAAATGGAAGCATTCCCTAAAAGAGCTAATTTTTTAGAAGAATTATTGAAAAAAGGAAAAGATCAATTTATTCCAAAAAATTATTGGCCATATGTTATGTTAACTAAATTTTGGTTAGGTGGATCAGTAGGTCCTAATTCAGAAACTTCAAGAAAATATCTTGATGAAAAAACTATTTTCTTTGATGTGGGTTATGGAGCTAGTGAAGGTAAATTTACAATTCCTACAAAACCA
It contains:
- a CDS encoding STAS domain-containing protein, with translation MEIIDNKNGNELSIKLVGKLDTNTSHQLEEFIQNNIEGVEKLVYDFEELLYISSSGLRVLLSSQKIMNTQGEMEINNVNEFVMEVFEATGFIDIMNIN
- a CDS encoding PP2C family protein-serine/threonine phosphatase codes for the protein MNLNNFYKNIKNNYKKIIISFLIFTQLYILKYYIGYYSPLHIEAHIGLYPILGLLFGGWGALGVSFANLLTDLAGGHPPLETFICFFVDFLYAYLPYKLWYNFSKNGKLTAPQLGTIFHLAKFCGVILVSTILYTVLIIMLLHDSQNVSLFSLTTLNYFLNAFVFGFFTGVIGIIISNLKNIDLTIPSVNKNPKIKDKWYNLALLIGIILIVVFFIMIAVGESNKYINLLFIISICILILFYTTKPVKYPVIKEKSIYKPIIEKLILIFLGFIIGISLLFTSLAILIALKTGESSMMIENSLGFTISILLYLFIGWLAFFVPGLIALKYVEENITNPLSLFSKFTREYINSKDSKEVNKESLMERYQDYFEKYDEIGILGNSIVKMMSDLENVTSEKERISTELTLAKDIQESKLPTNFPKDKKYSINASMKPAREVGGDFYDFFEIDSENICIVIGDASGKGIPAALFAVIAKELIKTQLLSGASLAETMKSVNNRLCENNVQSMFVTAWAGVINLRKNELKFVNAGHNAPLIKNGETFEWLDSKHGLVLGAMENIQYKEHCVSLKCNDFQIYLYTDGVTEAHNDKEELFNEDRLIELINNNNLNSIEFIDYLNGELDKFKGSQEQFDDITMMIFEYKIGEDENGNN
- a CDS encoding GH3 auxin-responsive promoter family protein; translated protein: MTIYEELDKLKLTEIEKAWLGYCHNCSETQNTVLEDILKSNENTEFGMKHDFKNIKSVEDFQKNIPLSQYSDYEEYIEKLKLGENNQLFAQDIEYFIMTSGTSSGKSKLIPENEDSKNIKNTVYKLRNYYLLKTLLMSKADPNSQLNKYLISKGLNPKDVNVPELSNIVQNMHYLTFSSKTDNYETSAGIPIGFASGMSFEKSAFTKGISYPPRLMTKNDDEANNYLVMLFSLRFEDILYITTNNASNFNIKVEYAMDHAEELINDLRNGTITKRLNLSDEDRKYYESQMEAFPKRANFLEELLKKGKDQFIPKNYWPYVMLTKFWLGGSVGPNSETSRKYLDEKTIFFDVGYGASEGKFTIPTKPDTPEGVLSIFGGFYEFKDIENGQILTADKVELNKEYELIITTYGGLYRYELHDIIEIIGFTGTTPNLIFKTKSGEILNISQEKIPAIEVVNKIKDGLNLSFKQVQIFENHDEKNYEIYIELEKETQINANELASKLNEILIESFELYELYDRMGLMTPLKVILMKNGWIESLYAMKSKGNVPKSQIKLPLIITEKPDKEYIL